GCGACAGGTTCGCCGCCGCAACATCGATCTCGGTGCTGGCCGCCTGGGCGACGCCGTTGACCACCCAGTGGCCGCTGCCGCCGGTGTCCCAGAATGCGTATTGGGTGATCGCATCGTTGTCGGCGTCGCTGACCGAGAACAGGCTCGAGGCGAGCGCCGAGAACTGGCCGTGATTGGCGGTCACGTTCTGCGCCGTCACCACCGGAGCCGTATCGATCCCTGGCGTTGCCGTGAACGCGGTCCAGCCTCCCCACAGCATCCCGTCATTGGCCCGCACGTAGAGCGTATCCGACGGCGAGCCGCCCGGGCCGAACACGTAGCTGACCTGCGACAGGTTCGCCGCCGCAACGTCGATCTCGACATTGGCGGCCTGGGCGACGCCGTTCACCACCCAGTGACCGTTGCCGCCGGTGTCCCAGAACGCGTATTGGGTGATCGCATCGTTGTCGGCGTCGGAGACCGAGAACAGGCTGGAGGCGAGCGCCGAGAACTGGCCGTGATTGGCGGTCACGTTCTGCGCCGTCACCACCGGAGCCGTATCGGGGCCCGGCGATGCCGTGAACGCGGTCCAGCTTCCCCACAGCATGCCGTCATTGGCCCGCACGTAGAGCGTGTCGGCCGGAGAACCGCCGGGGCCGAACACGTAGCTGACCTGCGACAGGTTCGCCGCCGAGACATCGATCTCGGTGTTCGCCGCCTGGGCGACGCCATTGACCACAAAGTGACCGTTGCCGCCGGTGTCCCAGAACGCGTACTGGGTGATCGTATCGTTGTCGGCATCGCTGACCGAGAACAGGCTCGAGGCAGGCGCCGACGTCTGCCCGTGATTGGCTGTTACGTTCTGCGCCGTCACAACCGGAGCGGCATCGCTCCCCGGCCCTGCTATGATCGCTTTCCAAGGCCCCCACAACGTTCCGTCGTTCGCCTTGATGTACAACGTGTCAGGGGCTGATCCCGGAGGCCCGAAGACGTAGCTCAACTGCGGCAACTGCGACGCAGGAATATCGATCTCGGTGTTGGCAGGCAGAGCCACACCGTTCAACGCCCAGTGGCCACTCCCTCCGGTGTCCCAGAGGGCATACTCGGTGATCGTGTCGTGATCCGGATCGCTCACCGTGAACAGGCTCGATGCGGCAACCGACGTCTGGCCGTGCGCCCCGGTCACACTGACCGCGTTCACGGTTGGCGCGGTGTCCACAAATCCCGTTGCCGAAAATTGAGTCCAGCCGCCCCAAACCGTGCCGTCATTGGCGCGAACGTAAAGCGTATCGGCCGGAGAGCCACTTGAGCCGAAGACGTAGCTCACCTGCGACAGGTTCGCCGCCGCAACGTCGATCTCGGCATTGGTGGGCTGGACGACGCCGTTGACGACCCAGTGTCCGCTACCTTGGGTGTCCCAGAACGCATATTGGGTGATGGGATCGCCATCGGCATCCGAGGTGGTGAAGAGGCTGGACGCGAGCGCAGAGCTCTCGCCACGAACTGCCGTGACATTGGACGCGGACGTGACCGGTGCGACGTCGGCCCGCGTCGTGACCAGCGTGCCGGTGCCGGAATCCGCGCCGACGCTGAAGCGCACGCCGGGCGTCGTATCAAGCTGCAGATCGAAGGAGGAAGCCCCTTCGGTGACATGCAGGATGTTGCCGGCGAGCAAGGTCGCCGACCCGCCCGAGACGAAATTGAGGCCCGCCAGATCGATGCTGTCGCCCAGCACCAGACTGCTGATGGTCGTGCCGACCAACGACGTGCCGTCGATCTTGAGCTGTCCGCCGGACCCGCTGAAGGTGATGCCGCCGGTGGCAACACTGCCGGCCTGCAACTCGATCAGGCCGCCGGAGATCGTCACCGGCCCTGTGGAGCCACCGGAGGAAACGACCTCCTTGCCGCCGCCAAACACCGCGACGTTGTTGGTCACTGCGCCAGCCACATTGAACGTGCCGCCGCTGGAGACGGCGACATGGTGGGCGGTTGCCCCGGACTGAACGTTCAACACGCCGCCACTGATGACGGTCGTGTGGTCGATCGCGCCTCCCGACGACACGTTGACCGTGCCACCCGAAATCCCGGTTCCGGAGCCGGTCACGCCGGTGACCACGCCTCCGGAGAACACGTTCTCGATGCCGCCGGCAAAGACCCCGACGTTGCTCAGAACCGTGCCGCCGACGTTGAAGACGCCGCCGCTCGAGACGGAGATATGGTCTACCGTCGCGCCGGACGAGACATTCAGGTCGCCGCCAGCGAAGACGGTCGCATATTCGAAGGAAGCTCCGGAGAGAACGTCGACCAGCCCGAAAATTGCGGTGCCCGAACCGGTGACGCCGGTAACGGAGCCACCCGCAGAGACGATTTCGTGGCCGCCGTTCTGGACAGTGACATTGCTGGTGATCTTGCCCTGCACGTTGAGCGTGCCGGACACGTTGATCATGCTGGCCGAGCCTCCGGCCAGGACGTTCAGCGTCGCACCGGCCGCGATGAACGTCCCGGTACCGGCCGTGCCGCTGATGGTGCCCTGGATGACGCCACCGGACGAGACGTTCTCGGTGCCACCGCTCAGGACCGCGACCGTATTGGACGTGGTCCCCGTCACGTTCAGAGTGCCGCCCGCCGAGATCGTCGCCACGGTGGCAAATCCGCCAGCCAGCACGTCGAGCGTGCCCCCGGAGACGAGCGTTCCGCTGGCCGCGCCGCCACTGCTGACAAACATCGTCGCGCCGCTTGCCACGACGGCATTGGTATCGCTGCCCGCGACCGCTTCGGTGCCGCCGGAAGAAACAGTCGTGCCGGTGTCGTTGCCGCCCTTGCTGATGGTCAGAAGCCCGCCGCTGCTGACCGTGGTGCTGACGGCTGTGCCGCCGGAGGCAACGAACATCGAACCGCCATTGAGGACGGTATCACCGGTGTCGGTTTGGCCGCTCGACACCGTGTAGGACGATCCGCTGCTCACGGTCACCGGAGCGCTTTCGATAACGACTGTGCCGCCGTTGCTGGTGACGTTCGTGACATTGGCGCCGGCAATGAGAATCAAGGTGCCGCCGCTATCGACAGTGATGCCGCTTGCGGTGCCGCCGGACGAAACGACCTCGGTGCCGCCGGAGCTGATCACCGTGGCGCTGGCGGTCCCGCCCGCCATGACGACCTCTGTACCACCGGCGCTGATCACCGTGGTCCTGGCGATGCCGCCGGACGAAACGATTTCGGTACCGCCGGAGCTGATCACCGTATTGCTGGCGATGGGGCTGTACACGCCACCGCCCCACACGATCTGTTCACCGCCCGCGATCAGCGTGGTGGAGATCGCCGTTGCGCTTCCGCAGTATTGGCCACTGCCGACATATTGGATGCTGCCGCTGCCGGTGACCGTCGTGCTGACGGCCGTGCCGGTTTCAACGTAGCCGTATGGCGCAATGTACTGGATTCCACCGCTCGTGATGGTGGTATTGCTTGTGACACCAATACCCGCGGATCCAAAGGCGGCGTAGCCGACGTACTGTATCCCGCCATTGATGACGGTGTTGACCGCGGTGGCAGCCCCGAGAAATCCTACGATCTGTTCGGAACCGCTTCCCGTCACCGTGGTGTTGGATGCGACTGCGCTGCCGTAGGCGCCAGGGTTGTTGTTGTAGTCGTTTGTGACGTACTGGTACCCGCCGTTCTCGATCGTCGTGTTGATGGCGGTGCCACCAAAGATTTCCTGAAACCCGCCATCGAGGGTAGTGTTGCTGGTGGTTCCGCCGAACAAGTACAACACGCCATGACCACCGACCGAGGTATGGCCGACCGAGGTGTTGATTGCGGTGGAGCCACTGTCGACCGACATTTCACCAATGTCGATCGTGTCGGTCGCAGTTGCAGCTCCAATCGTGTTTGTGTACGGATCGCCGCCGACGACCAAGTTGCCGCCGCTGACCACGGCGCTGATGACAGTGCCGAGCACGTACAACTGCGCGCCACCGTTCGAATCGAAGGACACGGTGTCGGCGAAATCGGTGCCACCAGAGGAAACAACGACGGTACCAAAATCGACGGTGTTGCTGATATAGCCGCCATTCAGCACGTAGAGCGTGCCGCCGTCCTGGACTGTGTTGCTGGTCTGCGTATCGGACACAGAAGCGCTGGTGCCGCTGGCAACGTTCACACCCATAGACCCCTCCCCGGAAAAAACTGATCTCGAAATCCAATAAGTCTGTCCGGCAATTCGACCCGCGGCCAAGTCTGGCCGATGGCCTGCCGACACCTCAATCAAACGCCCGCAAGCCCTCGCCAATTCGCTTGGCGCGAGCTTTTGATCACTGAGTTTTGGAGAGCAGTTGAAATGCTGGCGGGACGCGAGCCAGATTCAAATTACCACGTCATCCAAAATATAAAGGCCGGTCCGAATTAAAAACGCGATCAGCTTACAATTCGCGCAAAAGCCGTCAAGGTCCGGTCGGCGAAAGTTCAATGTTCCTCGCCTGTTGTTCACATTCTGGAACCGGCGCGCCCCACTTCTCGCTCTCGGTGAGTGCAAATGTTTCTGGGATGAAATGATTCATCCACATCGTCATGCATTGCGGTCTGGGTCCTCCCGCCTCAGCACCAGGCCCAGATGCAGCCGACGAATCGATAGCGATAGATCCGCACCTGGTGGACGCCGGACGCGCGTCGCGGCCGGGCCGTATTCGGCTCGGCTGGCACCTTGGGGTCCTGGCTCCCCGGGTCGACCTGAACCGCCCGGCGCCGCAGCTCGGCCGCCTTGGCCGGATCACGCGCGCCAAGCAATCCACGCTCCTGCATGACGGCAAGGTACTTCAGGGAAAATCCATCGTTCAGATCGGCCGCCTGCTGAAAATATTGCGCGGCCGCCTCGTAGTCGCGCGGCGTTCCCTTGCCGTAGAAATACATCAGGGCGGTCTGCGCGAGCGCAAAGGGATCGCCCGCCTCGATCGCCTTCTGATAGAGCTCGAGCGCCCTCGCCGGGTCCTTCTTCACGAAATTGCCGTTGGAATACATCGCGCCGAGATTGCTGATCGCGCCCGGCTCCCCGGCGGCGGCCGCCTTGCTGAAGAGCTCGAAGGCCCGTGGCATGTCTTCGACGACGCCGCGCCCGGTCGCGAAATACACCCCGAGCTTGCCTTGCGCCGGCGCGTAGCCGGCTTCGGCGGCCTTGGTCAAATAACGCTGCGCCGCCAGATAGTTTTTCGTTCCGCCATAGGCGAGGCCGAGCAGGAATTCGAGACGTGGCTGATCGGGATTGGCACGCAACGCCGCTTCGCAGATCGGGATCGCGGCAGCGTAATCATGCGTGTTCGCGATCTTCAATTGTTCAGGACTGGCGAACGGCGGCGCAGGCGCAGCCGCGCGCTCGCATTCGCTGTCCGGGCCGCCGGCGGCAGTCGGCGTCTGCGATGTGACGCGATGCGGATCGACCGGTGCGTCCGCCTGTGCCGCGACCTGGGATGGAGCAACCTGTTGCGGCGTCGCGGGCGGCGCTGCAGTGGCGACCGGGGACGGCGAGGCCGCCAGATAGACATCGCCGACCAGAGAAGAACTATCCCAAGGCGTCTGCTTCCGGTCAGTCGCCACGAGCACGTCGCCGCGGACCCTGGACAGCATCTGGCGCACTTCGATCCCGGGCGTCGCGATATGTTTCAGCAGCGCGGCGGTGAACGGCGAATTCCGCCCGGCGCCGTCGAGCGCGACATTGTTCGGTTGCGTCGAGTAGACGATCAGCGAGCCCTGCCCGGTCGCATCGACGCGGCCGAGGCCGCGCGTGGGTGCCGCGCGGCTGCCACGTGCGAGCTTCTCGAGAAAGGGATTGTTGCGGCAGGCGTCGAGGATGATGATGTTGGCGCGCCCCGCCCCCTCCATCTCCTGCTGGATGTCGGTCAGGTTCACGGTGTTGAAACGCACATCGGCGGGCGTTTCGATTTTCGCGTCGACCGGGACCAGATAGTTTTCACCGTTCATCTGGAGGCCGTGGCCTGCGTAGAAGAACAACGCGACGTCGGCACCGTTCAGGCGCTTGGAAAAATCGCGTACCGCATTGGCCATGGCCTCGCGGGTCCCGTCGCGCTGTTCGATCACGTCAAAGCCGATGCCGCGCAAGGCCGTGGCAAGATCGGCTGCGTCATTGGCGGGATTATCGAGGGCAGGAACGGCTTGATAGTGGCTATTGCCGAGCACTAGCGCGAGGCGCGTGCCGGCGACAGCCTCGATCGGCAGAACGGTCAACGCAAGGCAAAACGCGACGAGAAGCAACCGGCAATGGAGTTGATGCATCGTGCTTGCTTGCGGCTTGCAGTATCGGCTGAGACCGGGATTGAGAGATGCAAATCATACCGGCAACGCCGATGCCAGTCAAAATCCTGATCCAACGGGATCGCTTCTCGAAACCAAGTGGCAGGCGAAGACCACCAAACAATCTTGCTTCTATCTGCACGGAACCGCACACAACATCGTGCGGTTCACTCACCGCACAAGATCAGCAAGCGTTGTGTGACCTCCGCACATCCGTGACGATGCGTGCGTCGATCCGATCGGCAGTGTGAGCGAACCTCACGCCGCCTTCTTGCTCTCGGCGAGATTGGCCAATTGGCGCAGGATCTCGGTGGTGCCGGCGAGCCGCTCTTCCGGCGTATCCCATTCCTGGAAGAACACCACCTTCATGTCGGGCCGCACCTTGGCGGCCTGGCCGTGCTGGCGGATGAAGCTCACCAGCCGCTCCGGATGCGCAAAGCTGTTGTCGCGGAAAGCGATCACGGCGCCCTTCGGGCCGGCATCGACCTTGCCGACATTGGCTCTGCGGCAATAGGCCTTGATCGCGGCGACCTTGAACAGATAGCGCACCTCGTCCGGCAGCACGCCGAAACGGTCGCGCATTTCTGCTGCGAAGGCGTCGATGTCCTGGTCGGTGTCGAGATCGGCGAGCCGGCGATAGAGCGACAGCCGCACGCTGAGGTCATTGACGTAGTCCTCGGGGATCAGCACCGGCATGCCGATCGTGATCTGCGGCGACCAGCGGTCGGCGGCGGGCTCGGCGACGCCGGCCTTGAGGTTGACGATCGCCTCCTCCAGCATCGACTGGTACAGCTCGAAGCCGACTTCCTTGATGTGGCCGGACTGCTCCTCGCCGAGCAGATTGCCGGCGCCGCGGATGTCGAGGTCGTGCGAGGCGAGCTGGAAGCCGGCGCCCAATGTCTCCAGCGATTGCAGCACCTTGAGCCGCCGTTCGGCCTGCGCCGTGATCTTCTGCTGCGCCGGCAAGGTGAACAGCGCATAGGCGCGCAGCTTGGAGCGGCCGACGCGGCCGCGCAGCTGGTAGAGCTGGGCGAGGCCGAACATGTCGGCGCGATGCACGATCAGCGTGTTGGCATTCGGGATGTCGAGACCGGATTCGACGATCGTGGTCGACAGCAGGATGTCGTATTTGCCGTCGTAGAACGCGGACATGATGTCCTCGATCACGGTCGGCGGCATCTGGCCGTGGGCGACCGCGACCTTCATCTCCGGCACATTCTTGTCGAGGAAATCCTTGACGCCGGCGAGGTCCTCGATCCGCGGCACGACGTAGAACGCCTGCCCGCCGCGATAGCGCTCGCGCAGCAGCGCCTCACGGATCATCAGGGGATCGTGCGGCGCGACGAAGGTACGCACGGCGAGACGATCGACCGGCGGCGAGGCAATGATCGAGAGCTCGCGGACGCCGGTCAAAGCCAGTTGCAGCGTGCGCGGGATCGGCGTTGCCGACAGCGTCAGCACGTGGACCTGGGCGCGCAGCTGCTTCAGCCGCTCCTTGTGGCTGACGCCGAAATGCTGCTCCTCGTCGACGATCAAGAGGCCAAGGTCCTTGAACTTGATGGCCTTGCCGAGCAGCGCATGGGTGCCGACGACGATGTCGACGCTGCCGTCGGCAAGCCCCTTCTTGGTCTGGTTCAAATCCTTGGTCGAGACCAGCCGCGACGCCTGCGCGACATTGACCGGAAAGCCCTTGAAGCGCTCGGTGAAGGTCCGCGAGTGCTGGCGCGCCAGCAGCGTGGTCGGCACCACGACCGCGACCTGCCGACCTTCCAGCGCCACGGCGAACGCCGCGCGCAATGCCACCTCCGTCTTGCCGAAGCCGACGTCGCCGCAGATCAGGCGGTCCATCGGGCGGCCGATCTCGAGGTCGTTCAAGGTCGAAGTGATGGCGCCAAGCTGATCCTCGGTCTCCTCATAGGGGAAGCGCGCGCAGAACTCGTCATAGATGTGCGGCTGCAGCGGGAATTTCGGCGCCTCGTGCAGCTGCCGCTCGGCGGCGATCTTGATCAATTCGCCCGCGATCTCGCGGATGCGGTTCTTGAGCTTCGCCTTGCGCGCCTGCCAGCCGCCGCCGCCGAGACGATCGAGCTCGACATTGGCGCTGTCGGAACCATAGCGCGACAGCAGCTCGATGTTCTCGACCGGCAGGAACAGCTTGGTCTCCGCCGCATAATGCAGCTCGAGACAGTCATGCGGCGCGCCGGAGACTTCCAGCGTCTGCAGGCCCACGAAGCGGCCGATGCCGTGCTCGACGTGCACGACGAGATCGCCGGTCGCAAGGCTCGTCACCTCCGAGATGAAATTGTCGAGCTTGCGGCTCGCCTTGCGCGGCCGCACCAGGCGGTCGCCGAGAATGTCCTGCTCGCTG
This Bradyrhizobium sp. CCBAU 53421 DNA region includes the following protein-coding sequences:
- a CDS encoding caspase family protein; this encodes MTVLPIEAVAGTRLALVLGNSHYQAVPALDNPANDAADLATALRGIGFDVIEQRDGTREAMANAVRDFSKRLNGADVALFFYAGHGLQMNGENYLVPVDAKIETPADVRFNTVNLTDIQQEMEGAGRANIIILDACRNNPFLEKLARGSRAAPTRGLGRVDATGQGSLIVYSTQPNNVALDGAGRNSPFTAALLKHIATPGIEVRQMLSRVRGDVLVATDRKQTPWDSSSLVGDVYLAASPSPVATAAPPATPQQVAPSQVAAQADAPVDPHRVTSQTPTAAGGPDSECERAAAPAPPFASPEQLKIANTHDYAAAIPICEAALRANPDQPRLEFLLGLAYGGTKNYLAAQRYLTKAAEAGYAPAQGKLGVYFATGRGVVEDMPRAFELFSKAAAAGEPGAISNLGAMYSNGNFVKKDPARALELYQKAIEAGDPFALAQTALMYFYGKGTPRDYEAAAQYFQQAADLNDGFSLKYLAVMQERGLLGARDPAKAAELRRRAVQVDPGSQDPKVPAEPNTARPRRASGVHQVRIYRYRFVGCIWAWC
- a CDS encoding AIDA repeat-containing protein; its protein translation is MGVNVASGTSASVSDTQTSNTVQDGGTLYVLNGGYISNTVDFGTVVVSSGGTDFADTVSFDSNGGAQLYVLGTVISAVVSGGNLVVGGDPYTNTIGAATATDTIDIGEMSVDSGSTAINTSVGHTSVGGHGVLYLFGGTTSNTTLDGGFQEIFGGTAINTTIENGGYQYVTNDYNNNPGAYGSAVASNTTVTGSGSEQIVGFLGAATAVNTVINGGIQYVGYAAFGSAGIGVTSNTTITSGGIQYIAPYGYVETGTAVSTTVTGSGSIQYVGSGQYCGSATAISTTLIAGGEQIVWGGGVYSPIASNTVISSGGTEIVSSGGIARTTVISAGGTEVVMAGGTASATVISSGGTEVVSSGGTASGITVDSGGTLILIAGANVTNVTSNGGTVVIESAPVTVSSGSSYTVSSGQTDTGDTVLNGGSMFVASGGTAVSTTVSSGGLLTISKGGNDTGTTVSSGGTEAVAGSDTNAVVASGATMFVSSGGAASGTLVSGGTLDVLAGGFATVATISAGGTLNVTGTTSNTVAVLSGGTENVSSGGVIQGTISGTAGTGTFIAAGATLNVLAGGSASMINVSGTLNVQGKITSNVTVQNGGHEIVSAGGSVTGVTGSGTAIFGLVDVLSGASFEYATVFAGGDLNVSSGATVDHISVSSGGVFNVGGTVLSNVGVFAGGIENVFSGGVVTGVTGSGTGISGGTVNVSSGGAIDHTTVISGGVLNVQSGATAHHVAVSSGGTFNVAGAVTNNVAVFGGGKEVVSSGGSTGPVTISGGLIELQAGSVATGGITFSGSGGQLKIDGTSLVGTTISSLVLGDSIDLAGLNFVSGGSATLLAGNILHVTEGASSFDLQLDTTPGVRFSVGADSGTGTLVTTRADVAPVTSASNVTAVRGESSALASSLFTTSDADGDPITQYAFWDTQGSGHWVVNGVVQPTNAEIDVAAANLSQVSYVFGSSGSPADTLYVRANDGTVWGGWTQFSATGFVDTAPTVNAVSVTGAHGQTSVAASSLFTVSDPDHDTITEYALWDTGGSGHWALNGVALPANTEIDIPASQLPQLSYVFGPPGSAPDTLYIKANDGTLWGPWKAIIAGPGSDAAPVVTAQNVTANHGQTSAPASSLFSVSDADNDTITQYAFWDTGGNGHFVVNGVAQAANTEIDVSAANLSQVSYVFGPGGSPADTLYVRANDGMLWGSWTAFTASPGPDTAPVVTAQNVTANHGQFSALASSLFSVSDADNDAITQYAFWDTGGNGHWVVNGVAQAANVEIDVAAANLSQVSYVFGPGGSPSDTLYVRANDGMLWGGWTAFTATPGIDTAPVVTAQNVTANHGQFSALASSLFSVSDADNDAITQYAFWDTGGSGHWVVNGVAQAASTEIDVAAANLSQVSYVYGPGGSTPDTLYVRANDGSKWSTWAAFTATPGPDQAPVVTAQNVAAVHGQFSALASSLFSVSDAENDAITQYAFWDTGGNGHWVVNGVAQAANVEIDVAAANLSQVSYVFGPGGSTPDTLYVRANDGSKWSTWTAFTATPGPDTAPVVTAQNVTANHGQFSALASSLFSVSDADNDAITQYAFWDTGGNGHFVVNGVAQAANVEIDVSAANLSQVSYVYGPGGSTPDTLYVRANDGSKWSTWAAFTATPGPDQAPVVTAQNVAAVHGQFSTLASSLFSVSDAENDAITQYAFWDTGGNGHFVVNGVVQAANVEIDVSAANLSQVSYVFGPGGSPADTLYVRANDGSKWGAWAAFTATPGPDTAPVVTAQNVSAIHDHSVAASSLFSVSDADNDAITQYAFWDTGGNGHFVVNGVVQAANTEIDVAAANLSQVSYVFGPGGSPSDTLYVRANDGSEWSSWKAFTATATNQAPTVAVANVVTVSGQSFAAANLVTATDADGDAITKYALWDSNTNGRWNVGGINEPANTEIDITAAQLSQATYQAGSGTDQLWIRAYDGTAWGAWQSFNVTGQSPSGATIVPGGTLELTGASNAAVTFQGSTGTLKLDNSASFAGTVAGMTGSDAIDFANISFANVQTPSFSGNASGGTLTVTDGTVTASIALLGNYMASTFTTSSDGHGGTLVVDPPATQISQLAQPQHA
- the mfd gene encoding transcription-repair coupling factor codes for the protein MKQPMKSPAAMLAPGRVLTIANVAEGAEGLVISDLARAIAAQPKRPAVSLAVVCRDGARMQQLARALEFFAPDIAVMQVPAWDCQPYDRVSPHSGILAQRLTALAKLSRLVGSDKPLIVLTTVNAAVQRVPARDQVAAQALSVAPGNVVPMDSVVAWLEHNGYTRSSTVREPGEYAVRGGILDLFPAGLDQPVRFDFFGDSLESIRTFDAETQRTLLDMRGLDLVPVSEFQLTTETIRRFRMGYVAAFGAPERDDQLYEAVSEGRRHPGMEHWLPLFQERMDTLFDYLDGATIAIEPQGEDAARERFSQISDYYDARREALEHPGSGAIYKPLPPDKLYLTEAEWTKLLGDAPLARLTPFAVPEGSGDLFDAGARQGRNFAPERADSNVNVFEAVVGHIGALQSRRKKVIVALWSEGSRDRMGAMLRDHKLLNTTSVNTWRIVQATPRNETMLAVLGMESGFETDEFAVISEQDILGDRLVRPRKASRKLDNFISEVTSLATGDLVVHVEHGIGRFVGLQTLEVSGAPHDCLELHYAAETKLFLPVENIELLSRYGSDSANVELDRLGGGGWQARKAKLKNRIREIAGELIKIAAERQLHEAPKFPLQPHIYDEFCARFPYEETEDQLGAITSTLNDLEIGRPMDRLICGDVGFGKTEVALRAAFAVALEGRQVAVVVPTTLLARQHSRTFTERFKGFPVNVAQASRLVSTKDLNQTKKGLADGSVDIVVGTHALLGKAIKFKDLGLLIVDEEQHFGVSHKERLKQLRAQVHVLTLSATPIPRTLQLALTGVRELSIIASPPVDRLAVRTFVAPHDPLMIREALLRERYRGGQAFYVVPRIEDLAGVKDFLDKNVPEMKVAVAHGQMPPTVIEDIMSAFYDGKYDILLSTTIVESGLDIPNANTLIVHRADMFGLAQLYQLRGRVGRSKLRAYALFTLPAQQKITAQAERRLKVLQSLETLGAGFQLASHDLDIRGAGNLLGEEQSGHIKEVGFELYQSMLEEAIVNLKAGVAEPAADRWSPQITIGMPVLIPEDYVNDLSVRLSLYRRLADLDTDQDIDAFAAEMRDRFGVLPDEVRYLFKVAAIKAYCRRANVGKVDAGPKGAVIAFRDNSFAHPERLVSFIRQHGQAAKVRPDMKVVFFQEWDTPEERLAGTTEILRQLANLAESKKAA